A stretch of DNA from Luteolibacter sp. Y139:
CGCGAGATGAAGGAACTCATGGCCGCCTACCCGGAAGCATGAAGCTGTTCGGAATCGGCATTGATGTGGTGGAGGTCGAGCGCATCGAGTCCTCGATGGCGGAGTTCGGCGAACGCTTCGCGACGAAAATTTTCACCGCAGCAGAGCGCGCTTATTGCGACTCCCAGAGACGTCCGGCGATTCACTACGCGGCCCGCTTTGCGGCAAAGGAAGCGGTGGCGAAGGCGTTTGGTACGGGAATCGGCAAGGAGCTTGGCTGGCTGGACATGGAGATCGTCCGCAAGGATAGCGGAGAACCTGGATTGGTGCTGAGCGGAATGGGGAAGGCGTATGCGGAGGGAAAAGGGATCGCTGAGGTGAAGATCAGCCTGACGCATGCACACCACTACGCTGCGGCGAATGCGGTGGCGCTGGGGGAGTGAAGTCTGCTGTTAGGCTTCGTTCCGATTACCGTGAGCTGGCTGAGAGCTTTTCCCGAAGTTTCATCAGTAGCAGGCCGAGCACGTTCTTGCCGGTGCCGTCGCCACCATCGCCCCAGTAGGAATCATTGGCGGTATGTTCGATGAGTTTGGCGGTGCCGGTGGAGAGAAGCAGTTCCTTCAGCTCCGCATGCTGGGTGAACTTGGCTTCAAGTGCTTGGCGCATGATGCCGACCTTCACGGCTTCCCAATCCTTGCGAAGCTTCTTCTTCCGGTCGCGGCCGAGTCTGGCTGCCAGCATCGGCGAGTTGGCTTTGCGGACTTCTTCCCGGTCGGCGGGGTTCTCAAATTTCTGAGCCTGGAAGTAGTGCTCGGAAGTCGGCCACTTCTTCTTGCCGAGGGTGATCGGGTAGGCGGCGAAGTTGGAGAATTCGCCGTAGGGATCGCCGACGCTGTAGAAATGGATGGGGGCTGCCATATCAAAGTGTCCGCAGCATCTCCAGTGCCTCGTGGAGCTTCTCGCGCGTGCCGGTTGATGCGAGGCGAGGGAAACGTGTTCCCTCAAGCATGATGTAGTCGCCGCCGCGCTGGAGCATCAGACGTTGGCCCTTGATCTCGACCGAGGCGACGCCCTTTCCAGCGGCGACCAGACGGATGCGGCCGACGGTGATCAAATTCTCCGCGGGTTCCGGCAATCGGCCGAAGCGGTCGCGCCAGCGGGCTTCCATTTGGTCGAGGTCCTTTTCGATCATGCTCTCGGCCAGCTCCCGGTAGGCGCTAACGCGGAGCTGAGTCTCATCTAGCCAGCCGCTCGGCAGGTATGCGGGAAGCAGGGGGCCATCGCCGGAGCCACGGGCAAACTCTGCTTCGGAGAAGGCCACGAAGTCGCTGCGGAAGGTGGCTTCAACCCGGACTTTTGGCGTCTTTCCTTGGAGTCGGTCCACCGACTGCCGGAGGAGTTGGCAATAGAGATCGAAGCCGACGGCGGCGATGTGACCGCTCTGCTTGGTGCCTAAAAGATTGCCCGCGCCGCGGATCTCGAGGTCGCGCATGGCGATTTTGAAACCGGAGCCGAGGGCCGTGTACTGCTTGATGGCGTGGATGCGCTTCCGGGCGTCACCGGCGGTGATGAAGTCGCGCGGAAGAAGGAGGATGGCGTAGGCCTTTTCCCCGGCGCGTCCGACGCGACCACGGAGCTGATAGAGATCGGCGAGACCGAAGCGGTCGGCACGGTCGATCAGGATCGTATTCGCGTTCGGGATGTCGATGCCGGTCTCGATGATGGTGGTGGCGAGCAGGATGTCGGCTTCGCCGTGGACGAAGTTCCGCATCACCACTTCCAGCTCGTCCTTTTCCATCTGGCCGTGGCCGACGAGGATGCGCGCTTCGGGAACGAGTTCTTGAAGCTTCTTCCGCATCATCTCGATGCTCTTGACCCGGTTGTGCAGGAAGAAAACCTGACCACCTCGCTTCATTTCCCGCAGGATGGCGTCGCGGATGATCCGCTCGTCGTATTGCACCACGCTGGTGTGGACGGGCACCCGGTTCGGCGGCGGCGTGTCGATGGTGGACATGTCGCGCGCGCCCATCAGCGCCATATAGAGCGTCCGCGGGATCGGCGTGGCGGAGAGGGTCATCACGTCGATGCTGCGGAACAGCTCCTTGAACTTCTCCTTATGCTTCACGCCGAAACGTTGCTCTTCATCGACCACCGCTAGGCCCAGGTTCTTGAAATGCACGTCGCCTGAAATCAGGCGGTGGGTGCCGATCACGATGTCCACGGAACCATCGGCAAGTCCTTGAATGGTTTCGCGCACTTCGCTGGGCGTTCGGAAACGATTGAGCAAGTCGATGCGGACGGGGTAGTCGCTCATGCGCTCGCGGAAAGTCCGCCAGTGCTGCTCGGCGAGCACGGTGGTCGGCACCAGAATGGCGACCTGCATCCCGCCGGTGGCCGCCTTGAAGGCCGCGCGGATGGCGACCTCGGTCTTGCCAAAGCCGACGTCGCCGCAGATGAGGCGGTCCATCGGTTTGGCCGACTCCATGTCGCGCTTCGATTGCTCGATCGCGCGGCGCTGGTCCGGCGTCTCGGTGTAGTGGAAGGAATTCTCGAACTCCCACATCCAGCGCGAATCGGGTGGGTGGGGGATGCCGGGCTCGGCTTGGCGCTCGGCCTGCACGCGCAAGAGCTGGGCGGCGTAGTCGAGAATCGATTTCTCGGCGCTCTTGCGGATGTTCTTCCACGCCGCGCCGCCGAGCTTGTTGAGTTCGGGTGTCTTGCCGCCGAGGCCGACATACTTGGCGACGAGATGGGCTTGGTCGATCGGGACGGCGAGCAGGCCGCCATCCTTGTATTCAATGGAGATTTCCTCGCCGCTTTCTCCCGGCGCGATGCCACGAAAGCGACCGATGCCGTATTCGTAGTGCACCACCAGGTCGCCCTCCTCGATGTCATCAAGTGAGGCACGGGCGGTGAGAATACGGCGTGCTTCCTGGCGACTGCGCTTGATGGTGCCAGGCGTGCGATAGCGGCCGAAGAGTTCGCTGGAGGAAAGCACCGCCATCTGCGCAGCGGGAACGGTGAAGCCCTGGATCAGCTCGCCGCGCAGCCGCACGACATCTGCCACGGCCTCGTGGCCGGCGAGCTCGATGAAACGGTCTTCCTCGCCCTTGTTAGAGAAGACCATGCCGACCCGCCAGTTTTGCGAGCGCCACTCATCGATCTGGTCGAAGAATCGCTGGCGGCGGCTTTGTTCGAGCACGAAGTCGCCGGCTTCGAAGCTGCCGAGCGGACTGCCGAAGCAAGCGGTGGTGAAGTCTTCCTCGCCGGCTCCTTCAAGGGCCCCCGAAATGACCCGAACCTCGGCCTCGATATCCGCGTCCTCGAAGGCAATCCGGACATCACCCTTTCTCACATACTCGGCGACCGTGGCTTCCAACTCCGGCTCGGCGAGCAGCAATTCGGCTTGAGCGAGCTTTCCGACCGATGCCTGCGTATCGACGTCAAACTCGCGAAGCGAATCGACCTCGTCGCCGAAAAATTCGATCCGCAGCGGTCGCCCACCTTGCCACGGAAAGACATCCACGATGCCACCTCGAACGGCAAATTGGCCGCGGCCTTGGACCGTGGTGACGCGGTCATAGCCGTGGGCGGAGAGCTTGGCCGCAAGGTCCAACGGATCAGCGCCAGCACCTTGCTTCACCACGATCCGGCTTCCGGCCAGCTCGTTGGGAGCAGGCGCTCCTTGGGAAAACGCCTCGGCACCGCAGAGGATCACGCAGGCATCGCGTTGGGCGGCCATGTCCAGGACTTCCAGCCGCACCGCTGCTGCTTCGGGGTCCGAAAGTTGGCCTCCTTCCAACTCCACCGGCATTTCCGGCAGATCCGCCGCGTCAATACCCCAGAGTTCAAGCTCCGCGGCGAGCCGCTCGCGCTGGCGTGGCGCGTCGCAGACCAGCCACAGACGCTTCTTTCCGGAGTCTGTTAGATGCCGGCAAACCACAGCCGCGAGCCAGGCGTGGGCTGCTTCGTCGGTGTGATCAAACACGACACCTCCCGCACCCGAGGCCGCGAGGGCCAGGCGCTGCCTGAAATCCGGCTGCCCGATTGCCCGCTGCAGCCAGTCGTCCTGGTCATCCGCCTTGCGGGGCACGCGTGTTCCCTAAACCGCATTTGCCGTTGGCCAAGCGAGAAAACGGCGGTGTGTGGCGAATTCGCCACCCGAAAGCTCATTCGTGTGACATCTGCGGCATGCTACACCGACGGTGCGGATTGTTTGAAACTCCTGACTATCCATGAGAATTGACATTGTCACCGACACCTTTGCTCCCGACGTGAATGGCGTGGCCATGACGCTCGGTCGGCTCTGCGACGGCCTTCGCCGGCGCGGGCATCTCGTTCATGTGATTCGGACTGGTGAAGGTGGGGGACGGGGCGAAACGATCGCGGCCTCGGTGGCACTGCCGCTGTATAAGGAAGTGCGGATCGGCCTGCCCGGCCCCTTCAAGCTCCGCAAACGCTGGATGAAGCGCCGCCCGGACGCGATCTATGTCGCCACCGAGAGTCCACTCGGCATTTCGGCGCTCAAGACTGCCAATGCGCTGGAGATCCCGGTGGCCACGGGCTTTCACACGAATTTCCACCAGTACATGGAGCAGTATCGCCTCGGTGGCCTCCAACCGGCGGCGATGGCCTATCTGAAGAAGGTCCACAGCCGGGCGAATCTGACCATGGCTCCCACTCGTGACGTGGTGGACATGCTTGAGCGCGAGGGCTTCCAGAATGTCCGCCTGCTCGGTCGTGGCGTGGACACTGAGCTCTTCCATCCTGCGAAGCGCGACAGCGCCCTGCGTGCTTCTTGGGGGGCTCGCGAGGGCTCACCGGTGGCGATCATCGTGGGCCGGGTGGCTGCGGAGAAGAACCTGCCGTTTGCCATGGAATGCTTCCGCAAGATGCGCGAGCGTTTGCCGGATCTGGCGTGCGTGGTCGTCGGGGACGGCCCGCTGCGGGAGAAGCTCCAAGCTGAGCATTCCTTCGTCCATTTCGCGGGTGTGCAGACCGGCGAGGACCTCGCCCGTCACTATGCCTCGGCTGATATCCTGCTCTTCCCGAGCGAGACCGAAACGTTTGGCAATGTTTTGTTAGAAGGAATGGCCAGCGGTCTGGTGACGGTGAGTCATGACTACGCTGCCTCCGGCCGCCACGTCGCTCAGGACCGCAACGGACTCAAGGCACCGAAGGGCGACCGCGAGGCATACCTCGGCGAGTGCTTCGCTGCCCTGCATCGATGGAGCGATGATGCCTTTCGCACCGAGGCCCGCCTGACCACGGAAAGCCTGGGCTGGGACCAGGTGGTGGAGTCATTCGAGAATCACTTGCAGGAGGCTTGCGAATCCCGCGGACCAGTGACGCTCACGCTCAAGGAAAAGAGCAAGCGCCCTAAGCGGAACTTCCGCACGATCTTCATCTCCGACGTCCACCTCGGCACCGAGGATGCGAAAGTCCATGAGGTCATCGATTTCCTCAAGCACACTCGCTGCGAGAAGCTGGTGCTGAATGGCGACATCATCGACGGCTGGGCTCTCAAGCGGGGTGGAAGATGGCGCAAGCGTCACAGCCGGTTCATTCGCACCGTGCTCAAGAAGATGGAGAAGGATGAAACGGAAGTGATCTACCTGCGGGGCAATCACGATGACATTCTCGACCGCTTTCTCCCGCTGGCCTTTGGAAAGATGCGATTCGTGAAGGAACACATCCACCAGGGGGTGGATGGGAAACGCTACCTGGTGGTACACGGCGATGGCTTCGACAGCGTCTCGACCAACCACAAGTGGATCGCCGTGATCGGGGCGGTCGGCTATGATCTGCTGCTCAAGGCGAATCGCGTCTACAACCAGTATCGTGCGTGGCGAGGCAAGGAATACTATTCGGTAAGCAAGGCGATCAAAGCCAAGGTCAAATCGGCGGTGAACTTCGTCGGTGAGTATGAGATCCAGCTTCAAGACCTCGCGCGGAAGAAGCATTGCGACGGTATCATCTGCGGCCACATCCACACGCCGGAGGACAAGCAAGTCGGCGAGATCCGCTATCTGAATTCCGGCGACTGGGTGGAGAGCCTGACCGCAATCGTGGAGCATCACGATGGACGGCTTGAGCTGATCCGCCATCAAGAGTTCATGGCGGAGCTTGCATCCGAAGTCCGGCAAGGCCGCGGGGAAGCGTCTAACGTCATCGAGATGGAGCTTTCAGCCTGAGCGTGCAGCCGGCGACTGCGTACTTGCAGCGCTTCCCGGAGATAGATAGCAAGCTACTCTGATGGAGTTGCTGCCTGCTCGTACGCCTTTTGCTCTTCGCCTTCTCTTGGCGGTGGCGTCCGGAGGCATTTATGCCTTAGCCTATCCACCGGTTGGTTGGCGCTGGCTGGTGTTGCCGGGTGTGTTAGGACTGTTGATCGCTCTCCAAGGACAGCGCGGGTCAAAGGCTCTTGCGATTGGCTTCCTCCATGGCTTGGCGGTCTTCGCCGTCGGACTGTCGTGGCTTTACGAACTCTTCGCGGTGTGGGCGTTCTTTCTATGGGTCGTCTTGGCGGTCTTTCCCTCGATGTTTGCCCATTTCCAAGGGCTTGCCTCACAGCGCGGCGTCAAGGGGTGGCACTTCGCGGCCTTCACCGCGGCCAACTGGGGGAGCTGGGAATATATTCGCTCGGAACTCTTTTGGCTCAAGTTCCCGTGGTTGAGTGTGGGATCGGCCATCGGACCGAATGGCTGGCTGCCGTGGATAGGAGTCTATGGTGTGGGTGCCCTCGTCGTCTTCGGGACCGCGTTAATCTCGCTGCGGCATTGGAAGGGTGGAGGGGCGTCGTTTGCGCTTGTGCTGGGTGCTTGTCTGGTTGTGTCTCGTCATGCGGAGCCACGTGACGACGATCCGGCCACGGTGAAGCTCGGCGGGATTCAGGGGGAAGAGGGCACGCTTCAGGACCTCCTGGCTGCGACCAGAACGCTGCTGCCTGAGGGGCTTCACTACGTGGTGTGGCCTGAGTATGCGGTGCCCTACGACATCCGTGCGAACGTGAAGGAATGGAATCTCGTCCAGCAACTCTGTCGTGACCGCGATATCACGCTTACCTTCGGCACCCAGCGTCATGAGGCGGGCGGCGAGGTGTGGCGCAATATTGCGCTCACTGTCGATCCCAGTGGAGCGCGTGGTGAACACAACAAGGTTCATCCCGTGCATTTTTTCAATGACGGAGTCGCCGGCACGACGGCGCTGCCGATTGAGACTCGCCATGGAAAGGTGGGGACGCCAGTCTGTTTCGATTGTGACTACGAGGGCGTTGTCCGGCACATGACTGCAGCTGGAGCAGAGATGTTCGTCGTTCCCGTGATGGATGCGAAACGATGGACCGCTCGCCAGCACGATCAGCATGCGGAGCTGATGCGGATCCGCGCCTGTGAGAATGGCCGGTGGATGTTTGTTTGCACCACCTCAGGCGTGTCCCAGGTGATCGATCCGAGCGGGATGGTCCATGGCCGCCTCGGCGCGATGGTGGAAGGTGTCCTCACCGGCTCGATGCGGCGGGAGTCGGGACTTACCTTCTACACCCGCCTTGGCTGGCTGACCCCATGGTTGGTTCTCGGAACCGCAATCGCGTCTTGGATTTTGCTGCTTTGGCCGAAGCGTCGTGACAAGGCGGAGGAAGGCGTGCCTGCGTGACGAGCTATCGCCGTGGGATTGGCGGCGGACCGGGGCGGATGAATTCGTGGTCAGTCAGGGTCTTGAGGAAGGCGACTAGTGCGGCTTTGTCTTCGTCGCTGAGTTGCAGGCCTTCGGTGGGATGCTTTGCGAGATTCGGATCGAGGGTAGGGCTCCGGGTCAGGCCATGGTCGTAATGATCGATCACTTCCTCCAACGTAGTGAAGCGGCCGTCGTGCATATAGGGCGCGGTGCGCGCGACATTGCGGAGGGAAGGCACGGCGAACTTGCCGCGGTCACCTTCGAGCTTGGTGGCATCGAAGCGGCCGGCGTCCTTGCTGAGCGACAGGCCATTGTTCGCGAAGGCGGCGCTTTGGAACATCGGGCCGCCGTGGCAATGGAAGCAGTCGGCGCCGCGTTGGCCGCGGGCGGGATCGAACTCGGTGTTGAAGAGTTCGGCTCCGCGTTGCTCTTGGGACGTGAGCGGCGCTTGGCCGCGCATCGCGCGGTCGAATTTCGAGTCGTCTGAGACCAAAGTCAGCAGGAACTGTTCGAGCGCTCGAGACAGCCGGTCGGCATTGATTTCCGGTGAACCAAACGCGTCTTCGAACATCTCGTGGTAATGCTCGCCACTCTCGATGGCCTTCACGACTTCAGGCAGCGTCGCGTGCATCTCGACCGGATTTTGGATCGGCTCAAGGACTTGCGCGCGCAGAGTCGGAGCACGGCCGTCCCAGAAGTACGATGACTTCCACGCGAGATTGTAGAGTGGCATCGACTGCCGCGTGCCGATGTCGCCCAAGGCACCGGGGCTGAAGGTCCGTGCGTCGCTGAAGAAATGGCGGCGATCATGACAATCGGCGCAGGACTGCGTGCCATTGCCGCTGAGGTCGCGGTCATGAAAGAGCCGCTCGCCGAGGATCACACCCTCCTCGGTGAGCGGATTATCCAAGGGTAAAGCAGGGCGGGGGAAGCTGGCGGAAAAGCGGAAGCGATAGGGGGTGGCATCGGGGGCGATCAAGGCGTTGGCCTTGGCTGCGGCTTCCTGTCGGGTGGGGGTAGGTTGCACGCTCTCGACGCGGAAGGCCTTTGGCAGATTCGCCTTCAAGGTCGCCGCCAACGAGTCGCCCGGGCGCGAGTGGGTGGTCGAGGCCTCGGCGGTGATCGTTAACTTGGCGAAGATTTCGGAGGCGTCGAAGCCGAGATGAAGCGTTTGGTCGCGCTGGAGATCGAGTTCCAGAGGGAGCTCCACCGTCATGAGGTTCTCATCATTGGCGACATGGAAGGAATAGCCGCTGAGGCCGCCGTCCTTGCCGCGCCACATGCCCTCGACCGCGGCGAAAATATAGCCGCCCTGCCAGCCCCAGTGCATGCCATTGACCGAGGGATTGAGCGGGTGGCCTGCGGGGTAAGCAGCCGGGTCGCCTTTGTTGGTCTCAGGGGGCACGCCGATGTGAAAGCGGAGGCGGGTGAACTTACCGGCCGGGATGTCCGAGAGTGCGAATCGTGTCCGGCCCTCGCGCAGGCTGACGAAGGCAGCCCACGATTCGGCGCTGAGCCAGTTGCCATCGGCGGCCATGAGCTCGGCCCTGGAGAGGATCAGGTCGCAGCGGGTCAGCGAGACCCGCTGGCTGTTTTGGGTCTCCAGCGAGAGGGTGTCGAAGGCCAGTGGCTTGGCGCCAAACGTCGGCCGCACCTCGATGTCCAGCCGCTGTCCGGCGTGGAGCACGGACGAGATGGCCAGCAGGAGGAGAGCGGGGAGCCGGGCGGTCATTGGCGGCATCCTGCCAGAATCATCATGAATGGACCATGAATGAATGCGAGATTCATCGTGGATTCATGAAGCGGATGCTAGTTTCCTGTCCGCCGATGCGACTGCTGATTGCCGACGATGAACCCGACCTGCTCCGAGCCCTCTGCGAGGCGATGCGTGAGGAAGGCCATGCCGTGGACGAGGCCATCGATGGCACCGAGGCGCTCTACAAGGCGACCGAGTGGGATTACGACGCAGTCATCCTCGACGTGATGATGCCGGGACTTGACGGCTTTGAGGTGCTCAGCCGTCTTCGCAAAATCAAGAAGACGCCGGTGCTGATGCTGACCGCTCGGACCAAGGTGAACGATCGCGTCCACGGTCTTGACGCCGGGGCGGACGACTACGTTTCCAAGCCCGTGGACCTCATCGAGCTGGCTGCCCGGGTCCGGGCGATCATCCGGCGCGGGCAAGGCGACGCGAGTTCCTTAATCACGATCGGTGATGTCACCATCGATACGGCGGCCCGGCGGGCGACCAAGGGCGGCGAAGCGGTCACTCTCACCGGCGGCGAGTATCCGTTGCTAGAATACCTTGCCCGCCGTCGTGGGAAAACCGTCACCCGCACGGAGATCTACGACCACCTCTACGACGAGAACGACACGCCGCTCTCCAACATCATCGATGTGCAGGTTTCCAATCTCCGCAAGAAGCTTGGCTCCTCCTTCATCACCACCTACCGCGGCCAAGGCTACAGCATCGACGCATGATCTTTCGCAAGTCCATCCGCTGGCGAATCCAAGCTTGGCATGGCCTGCTGCTGCTGGCGATGACGGTCGCTTTCGGCGTCACTGCTTACCGGTTGGAGCAGACCAATGCCTTCCGGCGCTTGGACGATGATTTGAAAGGGCATATCGGCCTGTTGACTGCCGTCTTGGAGAACGGCGGGCCGCCGCGATCCGGCGGAGGCGGCCCTGATGGAGGCGGTCCTGATGGGGGAGGCGGCTTCGGCGGTGGAGGACCGAGAGGAGGCCGTCCCGACAATGAAGACGAGCGGCCACCACCTCGAGGTCAACGCCGCGGGCCGCCACCGGGATTTCAGGCACCCGAGATCGCCACTGCTTTCTCGCAGGCCGATCCCGACCCTTACTATTTTCATGTCTGGACCCGCGATGGTGGCCCCCTGACAAAATCAGCCACTGTTCCCGGGTGGATTCCTCTGCCTGTAGGCGGGACCATGGATCCCAAGTCACGTCTGAGGGCTGGCTACCGCGAGGTCTATCTTTTCACTCCACCCGGAGAATGCATTCTGGTGGGGAGATCAGCGGCATCGGTGGACAAGGCGATGCGCGAGTTTGCCTGGAAGACTGCTGGGATTGGGGGCGGGCTATGGGTCGTCGGGCTTGCCGTGGGCTGGTGGATTTCATCGCGGGCGCTGCGACCCATCTCTGCCATCAGCGCGGCTGCGAGCCGAATTTCGGAAGGCAATCTGAAGGAACGCATTCATACGCCCGAGACGGAAAGCGAGCTCGGGAGGCTGGCGTCTTTGTTAGATCAAACCTTCCAGCGTCTCGATGCTGCGTTTGATGAACAGGCGCGCTTTACTTCGGATGCCGCCCACGAACTGCGCACTCCGGTTTCGATCATTCTTGCCCAATCGCAGCTCGCGCTATCGCGGGAACGTGACAACGCCTATTACCGTGAAACCATCGAGACAGCCCAACGAGCTGCCAAGCGGATGCAAGGGATGATCGAGTCGCTGCTACAGCTTGCCGTGCTCGACGCAGCGGCCGGCGCGTCTGACCTGAACCCCGGCGACTTGGCAAGTGAATGCCAGGAACATCTTC
This window harbors:
- the acpS gene encoding holo-ACP synthase, with product MFGIGIDVVEVERIESSMAEFGERFATKIFTAAERAYCDSQRRPAIHYAARFAAKEAVAKAFGTGIGKELGWLDMEIVRKDSGEPGLVLSGMGKAYAEGKGIAEVKISLTHAHHYAAANAVALGE
- a CDS encoding NADAR family protein — its product is MAAPIHFYSVGDPYGEFSNFAAYPITLGKKKWPTSEHYFQAQKFENPADREEVRKANSPMLAARLGRDRKKKLRKDWEAVKVGIMRQALEAKFTQHAELKELLLSTGTAKLIEHTANDSYWGDGGDGTGKNVLGLLLMKLREKLSASSR
- the mfd gene encoding transcription-repair coupling factor produces the protein MPRKADDQDDWLQRAIGQPDFRQRLALAASGAGGVVFDHTDEAAHAWLAAVVCRHLTDSGKKRLWLVCDAPRQRERLAAELELWGIDAADLPEMPVELEGGQLSDPEAAAVRLEVLDMAAQRDACVILCGAEAFSQGAPAPNELAGSRIVVKQGAGADPLDLAAKLSAHGYDRVTTVQGRGQFAVRGGIVDVFPWQGGRPLRIEFFGDEVDSLREFDVDTQASVGKLAQAELLLAEPELEATVAEYVRKGDVRIAFEDADIEAEVRVISGALEGAGEEDFTTACFGSPLGSFEAGDFVLEQSRRQRFFDQIDEWRSQNWRVGMVFSNKGEEDRFIELAGHEAVADVVRLRGELIQGFTVPAAQMAVLSSSELFGRYRTPGTIKRSRQEARRILTARASLDDIEEGDLVVHYEYGIGRFRGIAPGESGEEISIEYKDGGLLAVPIDQAHLVAKYVGLGGKTPELNKLGGAAWKNIRKSAEKSILDYAAQLLRVQAERQAEPGIPHPPDSRWMWEFENSFHYTETPDQRRAIEQSKRDMESAKPMDRLICGDVGFGKTEVAIRAAFKAATGGMQVAILVPTTVLAEQHWRTFRERMSDYPVRIDLLNRFRTPSEVRETIQGLADGSVDIVIGTHRLISGDVHFKNLGLAVVDEEQRFGVKHKEKFKELFRSIDVMTLSATPIPRTLYMALMGARDMSTIDTPPPNRVPVHTSVVQYDERIIRDAILREMKRGGQVFFLHNRVKSIEMMRKKLQELVPEARILVGHGQMEKDELEVVMRNFVHGEADILLATTIIETGIDIPNANTILIDRADRFGLADLYQLRGRVGRAGEKAYAILLLPRDFITAGDARKRIHAIKQYTALGSGFKIAMRDLEIRGAGNLLGTKQSGHIAAVGFDLYCQLLRQSVDRLQGKTPKVRVEATFRSDFVAFSEAEFARGSGDGPLLPAYLPSGWLDETQLRVSAYRELAESMIEKDLDQMEARWRDRFGRLPEPAENLITVGRIRLVAAGKGVASVEIKGQRLMLQRGGDYIMLEGTRFPRLASTGTREKLHEALEMLRTL
- a CDS encoding glycosyltransferase, with the protein product MRIDIVTDTFAPDVNGVAMTLGRLCDGLRRRGHLVHVIRTGEGGGRGETIAASVALPLYKEVRIGLPGPFKLRKRWMKRRPDAIYVATESPLGISALKTANALEIPVATGFHTNFHQYMEQYRLGGLQPAAMAYLKKVHSRANLTMAPTRDVVDMLEREGFQNVRLLGRGVDTELFHPAKRDSALRASWGAREGSPVAIIVGRVAAEKNLPFAMECFRKMRERLPDLACVVVGDGPLREKLQAEHSFVHFAGVQTGEDLARHYASADILLFPSETETFGNVLLEGMASGLVTVSHDYAASGRHVAQDRNGLKAPKGDREAYLGECFAALHRWSDDAFRTEARLTTESLGWDQVVESFENHLQEACESRGPVTLTLKEKSKRPKRNFRTIFISDVHLGTEDAKVHEVIDFLKHTRCEKLVLNGDIIDGWALKRGGRWRKRHSRFIRTVLKKMEKDETEVIYLRGNHDDILDRFLPLAFGKMRFVKEHIHQGVDGKRYLVVHGDGFDSVSTNHKWIAVIGAVGYDLLLKANRVYNQYRAWRGKEYYSVSKAIKAKVKSAVNFVGEYEIQLQDLARKKHCDGIICGHIHTPEDKQVGEIRYLNSGDWVESLTAIVEHHDGRLELIRHQEFMAELASEVRQGRGEASNVIEMELSA
- a CDS encoding apolipoprotein N-acyltransferase → MELLPARTPFALRLLLAVASGGIYALAYPPVGWRWLVLPGVLGLLIALQGQRGSKALAIGFLHGLAVFAVGLSWLYELFAVWAFFLWVVLAVFPSMFAHFQGLASQRGVKGWHFAAFTAANWGSWEYIRSELFWLKFPWLSVGSAIGPNGWLPWIGVYGVGALVVFGTALISLRHWKGGGASFALVLGACLVVSRHAEPRDDDPATVKLGGIQGEEGTLQDLLAATRTLLPEGLHYVVWPEYAVPYDIRANVKEWNLVQQLCRDRDITLTFGTQRHEAGGEVWRNIALTVDPSGARGEHNKVHPVHFFNDGVAGTTALPIETRHGKVGTPVCFDCDYEGVVRHMTAAGAEMFVVPVMDAKRWTARQHDQHAELMRIRACENGRWMFVCTTSGVSQVIDPSGMVHGRLGAMVEGVLTGSMRRESGLTFYTRLGWLTPWLVLGTAIASWILLLWPKRRDKAEEGVPA
- a CDS encoding MbnP family protein; translated protein: MTARLPALLLLAISSVLHAGQRLDIEVRPTFGAKPLAFDTLSLETQNSQRVSLTRCDLILSRAELMAADGNWLSAESWAAFVSLREGRTRFALSDIPAGKFTRLRFHIGVPPETNKGDPAAYPAGHPLNPSVNGMHWGWQGGYIFAAVEGMWRGKDGGLSGYSFHVANDENLMTVELPLELDLQRDQTLHLGFDASEIFAKLTITAEASTTHSRPGDSLAATLKANLPKAFRVESVQPTPTRQEAAAKANALIAPDATPYRFRFSASFPRPALPLDNPLTEEGVILGERLFHDRDLSGNGTQSCADCHDRRHFFSDARTFSPGALGDIGTRQSMPLYNLAWKSSYFWDGRAPTLRAQVLEPIQNPVEMHATLPEVVKAIESGEHYHEMFEDAFGSPEINADRLSRALEQFLLTLVSDDSKFDRAMRGQAPLTSQEQRGAELFNTEFDPARGQRGADCFHCHGGPMFQSAAFANNGLSLSKDAGRFDATKLEGDRGKFAVPSLRNVARTAPYMHDGRFTTLEEVIDHYDHGLTRSPTLDPNLAKHPTEGLQLSDEDKAALVAFLKTLTDHEFIRPGPPPIPRR
- a CDS encoding response regulator transcription factor, giving the protein MRLLIADDEPDLLRALCEAMREEGHAVDEAIDGTEALYKATEWDYDAVILDVMMPGLDGFEVLSRLRKIKKTPVLMLTARTKVNDRVHGLDAGADDYVSKPVDLIELAARVRAIIRRGQGDASSLITIGDVTIDTAARRATKGGEAVTLTGGEYPLLEYLARRRGKTVTRTEIYDHLYDENDTPLSNIIDVQVSNLRKKLGSSFITTYRGQGYSIDA
- a CDS encoding sensor histidine kinase, with the translated sequence MIFRKSIRWRIQAWHGLLLLAMTVAFGVTAYRLEQTNAFRRLDDDLKGHIGLLTAVLENGGPPRSGGGGPDGGGPDGGGGFGGGGPRGGRPDNEDERPPPRGQRRGPPPGFQAPEIATAFSQADPDPYYFHVWTRDGGPLTKSATVPGWIPLPVGGTMDPKSRLRAGYREVYLFTPPGECILVGRSAASVDKAMREFAWKTAGIGGGLWVVGLAVGWWISSRALRPISAISAAASRISEGNLKERIHTPETESELGRLASLLDQTFQRLDAAFDEQARFTSDAAHELRTPVSIILAQSQLALSRERDNAYYRETIETAQRAAKRMQGMIESLLQLAVLDAAAGASDLNPGDLASECQEHLPALRVLAEEKNTTLRADLQPAACCMNAEQVGQILTNLVANAVKFSPAGSEIRVTTGSLDGKAYLSVQDNGPGIAAEHQPHLFERFYRTDRSRSSATGGTGLGLAICKRIADAHGGTLSVKSVDGEGSEFLLEMPSFTSGS